Proteins from a genomic interval of Thermococcus celericrescens:
- a CDS encoding ABC transporter ATP-binding protein encodes MIIRTKHLTKRFGYVTALDSVSVGIGEGVTLILGPNGGGKSTFLNLCAGTYRPTAGTVRVFGGDPWADEEVRARFGASFDPPALPRHRTGREWLEFLAEIRGGSISEVVEAFSLGGFLDRRTSTYSAGMAKRLSIASAFVGSPELVLLDEPLANLDFDAIPEIAGLLRRFASEGVSMVVVSHLWKPFVEFADRAVVIAGGEVKLDGNVEEVVSALNLI; translated from the coding sequence ATGATAATCCGCACAAAGCACCTCACGAAGCGCTTCGGTTACGTAACCGCGCTCGACTCGGTGAGCGTTGGAATCGGCGAGGGCGTAACCCTAATCCTCGGGCCCAACGGTGGGGGCAAGAGCACGTTCCTGAACCTCTGCGCCGGGACTTACAGGCCGACGGCCGGGACCGTCAGGGTGTTCGGCGGCGATCCGTGGGCCGATGAAGAAGTCAGGGCTAGGTTCGGCGCCTCCTTCGACCCGCCGGCCCTGCCGAGGCATAGAACAGGCCGCGAGTGGCTTGAGTTCCTGGCCGAAATCCGCGGGGGTTCCATCTCCGAGGTCGTTGAGGCGTTCTCCCTTGGGGGCTTTCTCGACAGGAGGACTTCAACTTACTCGGCCGGCATGGCGAAGCGCCTAAGCATAGCCTCCGCCTTTGTGGGCAGTCCGGAGCTAGTTCTGCTGGATGAGCCGCTCGCGAACCTTGACTTTGATGCGATACCCGAAATTGCCGGCCTGTTGAGGCGTTTTGCCTCCGAGGGCGTCTCGATGGTTGTCGTTTCCCACCTATGGAAGCCTTTCGTCGAGTTCGCCGACAGGGCAGTCGTTATAGCTGGAGGGGAGGTGAAGCTCGATGGCAACGTTGAGGAGGTTGTTTCTGCTCTCAATCTTATTTAG
- a CDS encoding V-type ATP synthase subunit I yields MFKPEEMVKIEVITLNRYKDSLLTYLHENGVIEIRELSVDVAQKDSPNEYHRKAASYSITISRLVDFLKAYKKQTGGGIREFIFPSERAKKKYRYEGVEKLIKDVEAFLATVEPEIKAVEGKITSTQTEIERIKNDIAILELLSALNLDVSYLKSTGMLEIIVGTVDRNKFRPLVEEVEKATDGRAVVVSKEFKDKVLAVFAFLKRDYEKANPILAKYSLERLEVPAGEGTPKELIAVYEEKLRAKEQELESAKRDAEMLAEKYYDDVVFYQELMENERDKSTVLPMLARTNMTFALVGWLPRADVPRVLEGIKRVTENKAYINVREPSTEELDEIPIKLRNPGWARPFEMLTEMYGVPKYDEIDPTPIITFTYSFFFGFMLTDFMYGLIIAIIAALLVKGHRKFNDGTYKFSYTLLISSFFTMIMGAIFGSYFGNALDLAGFTVPRVWDTFQDALVVLQLALAIGIAHLFLGYTLGFVVKFKNGDRKGALFDQLSWMLIILGIVTFVLGSNSPAGAMAAKGLFGVGLVLFAIGEIVNNGGLAVLLIISDFFGFVGSWLSYARLMALALATAGIAMVINILVQMVWGVSIGPVPIGIVIGLILFAGGQLFSVAINALGAFVHSLRLQYVEFFGTFYSGEGKPFEPFRAKREVSELEFEA; encoded by the coding sequence ATGTTCAAGCCTGAAGAGATGGTCAAAATAGAGGTCATCACGCTCAACCGCTACAAGGACAGTCTTCTCACCTACCTCCACGAGAACGGCGTGATCGAGATAAGGGAGCTCAGCGTTGACGTGGCCCAAAAGGACTCGCCGAACGAGTACCACAGGAAGGCCGCCTCGTACAGCATAACCATATCCCGGCTCGTCGATTTTCTCAAGGCGTATAAGAAGCAGACCGGGGGCGGCATAAGGGAGTTCATCTTCCCGAGTGAGAGGGCGAAGAAGAAGTACCGGTACGAGGGAGTGGAGAAGCTCATCAAGGACGTTGAGGCGTTCCTGGCCACGGTCGAGCCCGAGATAAAGGCGGTTGAGGGCAAGATAACCTCCACCCAGACCGAGATCGAGAGGATAAAGAACGACATCGCGATTCTTGAGCTGCTCTCCGCGCTCAACCTCGACGTTTCGTACCTTAAATCAACGGGCATGCTCGAGATAATCGTAGGAACCGTTGACAGGAACAAGTTCAGGCCCCTCGTTGAGGAGGTCGAGAAGGCCACCGATGGAAGGGCCGTCGTCGTCTCCAAGGAGTTCAAGGACAAGGTTCTGGCGGTCTTCGCTTTCCTCAAGCGCGACTACGAGAAGGCCAACCCGATACTCGCCAAGTACTCCCTCGAGAGGCTCGAGGTTCCCGCGGGGGAGGGAACGCCGAAGGAGCTCATAGCGGTTTACGAGGAGAAGCTCCGCGCCAAGGAGCAAGAGCTTGAGAGCGCCAAGAGAGATGCCGAGATGCTGGCAGAGAAGTACTACGACGACGTCGTCTTCTACCAGGAGCTGATGGAGAACGAGCGCGACAAATCCACGGTGCTTCCGATGCTCGCCAGAACCAACATGACGTTCGCCCTCGTCGGCTGGCTCCCCAGGGCCGATGTCCCCAGGGTTCTCGAGGGAATAAAGAGGGTTACCGAGAACAAGGCCTACATCAACGTCCGCGAGCCGAGTACGGAGGAGCTCGACGAGATTCCGATAAAGCTCAGGAACCCCGGCTGGGCCAGGCCCTTCGAGATGCTCACCGAGATGTACGGCGTTCCCAAGTACGACGAGATAGACCCGACTCCGATAATAACCTTCACCTACTCGTTCTTCTTCGGATTCATGCTCACCGACTTCATGTACGGTCTCATCATAGCCATAATCGCGGCGCTCCTCGTCAAGGGACACAGGAAGTTCAACGACGGCACCTACAAGTTCTCCTACACACTGCTCATCAGTTCGTTCTTCACCATGATTATGGGCGCCATCTTCGGCAGCTACTTCGGCAACGCCCTCGACCTCGCTGGATTCACCGTCCCGCGCGTCTGGGACACCTTCCAGGATGCCCTCGTGGTGCTCCAGCTCGCCCTCGCGATAGGCATAGCCCACCTCTTCCTGGGCTACACCCTGGGCTTCGTGGTCAAGTTCAAGAACGGCGACAGGAAGGGCGCCCTGTTCGACCAGCTGTCATGGATGCTCATAATCCTCGGCATAGTCACTTTCGTGCTCGGAAGCAACAGCCCGGCCGGTGCCATGGCCGCAAAGGGCCTCTTTGGAGTGGGCCTCGTCCTCTTCGCGATAGGGGAGATAGTCAACAACGGCGGGCTGGCGGTGCTGCTGATAATCTCGGACTTCTTCGGCTTCGTGGGAAGCTGGCTCAGCTACGCGAGGCTGATGGCGCTGGCCCTAGCGACGGCAGGAATAGCAATGGTCATCAACATCCTCGTGCAGATGGTCTGGGGTGTAAGCATAGGCCCCGTTCCGATAGGCATAGTCATAGGTCTCATACTCTTTGCCGGCGGCCAGCTGTTTTCGGTCGCCATCAACGCCCTCGGAGCGTTCGTCCACTCGCTCCGTCTCCAGTACGTTGAATTTTTCGGTACGTTCTATTCAGGTGAAGGTAAACCCTTCGAGCCCTTCAGGGCAAAAAGAGAAGTGTCTGAGTTGGAGTTTGAAGCTTA
- a CDS encoding KaiC domain-containing protein — protein MVGRVRTGIPGMDEVLHGGIPERNVVLLSGGPGTGKTIFSQQFLWGGIQNGEPGIYVALEEHPLQVRGNMAGFGWDVRKYEEEGLFAMVDAFTAGVGKSREYERYIVHDLTDIKEFIDVLRTAIKDIGAKRVVIDSVTTLYINKPAMARSVVMQLKRVLAGLGVTGILVSQISAGERGFGGPGVEHGVDGIIRLDLDEIDGKLKRSLIVWKMRGTSHSMRRHPFEITDRGIVVYPDRVLMRKTVVELD, from the coding sequence ATGGTGGGGAGGGTGAGGACGGGCATCCCCGGTATGGACGAGGTTCTTCACGGCGGAATCCCCGAGAGGAACGTCGTTCTCCTGAGCGGCGGCCCTGGGACTGGTAAGACGATATTCTCACAGCAGTTTCTGTGGGGCGGCATTCAGAACGGCGAGCCCGGCATATACGTGGCACTGGAGGAGCACCCCCTTCAGGTCAGGGGGAACATGGCGGGCTTCGGCTGGGACGTCAGGAAGTATGAGGAGGAAGGCCTGTTTGCGATGGTGGACGCGTTCACAGCGGGTGTGGGAAAGAGCAGGGAGTACGAGAGGTACATCGTCCACGACCTGACGGATATCAAAGAGTTCATAGACGTCCTGAGAACGGCTATCAAGGACATCGGCGCCAAGAGAGTGGTGATAGACTCCGTCACTACCCTCTACATTAACAAGCCCGCGATGGCAAGGAGCGTTGTCATGCAGCTCAAGCGCGTTCTGGCAGGCCTCGGAGTTACGGGCATACTCGTGAGCCAGATAAGCGCTGGTGAGCGCGGCTTTGGAGGGCCGGGCGTTGAGCACGGTGTTGATGGCATAATAAGGCTCGACCTCGACGAGATTGACGGCAAGCTTAAGAGAAGCCTGATAGTCTGGAAGATGCGCGGAACTAGTCACAGCATGAGGAGGCATCCCTTCGAGATAACGGACAGGGGAATCGTCGTTTACCCAGACAGGGTTCTCATGAGGAAAACAGTTGTGGAGCTCGATTAA
- a CDS encoding V-type ATP synthase subunit H → MEDVIKQIVDAEKQAEARIEKAKEDAREIVLKAREEAKLLEKEIIRNAETQAEALVEKARAEGEEEAKKVLEEGNAEIEELKVKATNNFERAISAGIALVRGS, encoded by the coding sequence ATGGAGGACGTCATCAAGCAGATTGTTGATGCAGAGAAGCAGGCCGAGGCACGCATTGAGAAGGCCAAGGAGGACGCCAGGGAGATAGTGCTTAAGGCCCGTGAGGAGGCCAAGCTTCTCGAGAAGGAGATTATACGGAACGCTGAGACTCAGGCGGAAGCCCTCGTCGAGAAGGCCCGCGCCGAAGGCGAGGAGGAGGCCAAAAAGGTCCTCGAGGAGGGCAACGCTGAGATAGAGGAGCTTAAGGTGAAGGCCACCAACAACTTTGAGAGGGCCATCTCGGCTGGTATAGCACTCGTGAGAGGGAGCTGA
- a CDS encoding preprotein translocase subunit SecD, which produces MKRRTRNLLLNWRIILLTLFLVGSVATLAFKPLTYGIDISGGVALVAQTEHPVDSDTMQLVVSSLQKRLNTLGLRDITVEAQGDQIVLIKVANVSTAEEANQIKSVIESQGVFYMEFTGTVFGTGEDVEYVGIYQIKSDNSWAVPFRISKAAAEKFAELAYGKKGWPVDMFLDPPVDSLMVVPDSVYRLMNSTDFNAEAPDAPTLMERVGKAFNVTVVAYANQSADEIAKLAEGKDKIVLVDVPQDLQTQLEGMNLTVRYVPRAPGESDHSLVVRVLGLYGPYSLGEGLTVGEPQQDVQITGTAPDRMTAEQEASTIYTVLKSGSLPVKLNVVGMEFISPRLGENFRTQALYAGLAALIAVLLIVYFHYRNWRIAVPIASTSLFEVVIILGFASLINWNLDLPSIAGIIAAIGTGVDQQIVITDELLSGEKTTRITRRASVLRRMGRAFFVIFASAATTIAAMSFLLVYFVGTLKGFAFTTILGVLIGILVTRPAYAEIAKYLLGED; this is translated from the coding sequence ATGAAGAGACGAACCAGGAACCTTCTCCTCAACTGGAGGATAATCCTGCTCACCCTGTTCCTCGTGGGCTCCGTGGCTACTCTGGCCTTCAAGCCCCTGACGTATGGAATCGATATATCCGGTGGTGTTGCCCTCGTCGCCCAGACGGAGCACCCCGTTGACAGCGATACGATGCAGCTCGTCGTCAGCTCGCTCCAGAAGAGGCTCAACACCCTTGGACTGAGGGACATCACCGTCGAGGCTCAGGGAGACCAGATAGTGCTTATCAAGGTCGCTAATGTGAGCACTGCGGAGGAAGCCAACCAGATAAAGTCAGTCATCGAGAGTCAGGGTGTATTCTACATGGAGTTCACCGGGACCGTGTTCGGAACCGGCGAGGACGTTGAGTACGTTGGAATATACCAGATAAAGTCCGACAACAGCTGGGCCGTTCCGTTCAGAATCTCTAAGGCTGCAGCGGAGAAATTTGCCGAGCTCGCCTACGGTAAGAAGGGCTGGCCAGTTGACATGTTCCTCGATCCCCCTGTTGACTCCCTGATGGTGGTTCCTGACTCGGTCTACAGGCTCATGAACAGCACGGACTTCAACGCCGAGGCCCCGGACGCCCCGACCCTCATGGAGAGGGTTGGCAAGGCCTTCAACGTAACCGTCGTCGCCTACGCCAACCAGAGTGCCGATGAGATAGCCAAACTCGCGGAGGGTAAGGATAAGATAGTTCTCGTCGATGTCCCGCAGGACCTGCAGACCCAGCTCGAGGGAATGAACCTCACGGTTCGCTACGTTCCGAGGGCCCCCGGTGAGAGCGATCACTCTCTCGTGGTCAGGGTTCTCGGGCTCTACGGCCCCTACTCCCTCGGTGAGGGCCTCACGGTGGGTGAACCTCAGCAGGACGTTCAGATCACAGGAACCGCACCTGACAGGATGACGGCCGAGCAGGAGGCCAGCACGATATACACCGTTCTTAAGAGCGGTTCGCTTCCGGTCAAGCTCAACGTCGTCGGCATGGAGTTCATATCCCCGCGCCTCGGGGAAAACTTCAGGACCCAGGCCCTCTACGCCGGCCTCGCCGCCCTGATAGCGGTGCTCCTGATCGTGTACTTCCACTACAGGAACTGGAGGATTGCCGTTCCCATCGCAAGCACCAGCCTCTTTGAGGTTGTAATAATCCTCGGCTTCGCGTCCCTCATAAACTGGAACCTCGACCTCCCGAGCATCGCGGGTATCATCGCGGCGATTGGTACCGGCGTCGATCAGCAGATAGTCATAACCGACGAGCTGCTCAGCGGCGAGAAGACCACGAGGATAACTAGGCGCGCCAGCGTCCTCAGGAGAATGGGAAGGGCGTTCTTCGTCATCTTCGCCTCCGCGGCGACGACCATAGCGGCCATGAGCTTCCTGCTGGTTTACTTCGTCGGAACGCTCAAGGGATTCGCCTTCACCACGATACTCGGCGTCCTCATCGGGATCCTCGTCACCAGGCCGGCCTACGCCGAGATAGCAAAATACCTGCTCGGTGAGGACTGA
- the speD gene encoding adenosylmethionine decarboxylase, translating into MSEIETIGFHYVVEAAGCDPEVLGDADRIRQIFLDAAKVSDMEVKSSYFFKFSPTGVSGVVIVAESHISVHTWPERGYAALDVYTCGTKADPEKAVDYILEQFKAKYAHVSEIKRGIEEDDDTYTHMIMTWEEALRKNENE; encoded by the coding sequence ATGAGCGAGATAGAGACCATCGGGTTCCACTACGTTGTTGAGGCCGCCGGTTGCGATCCTGAGGTTCTGGGTGACGCTGACAGGATAAGGCAGATATTCCTCGACGCGGCGAAGGTCAGCGATATGGAGGTCAAGTCAAGCTATTTCTTCAAGTTCTCCCCGACCGGTGTCAGCGGCGTCGTCATAGTCGCTGAAAGCCACATCTCAGTTCACACCTGGCCCGAGAGGGGCTATGCCGCTCTGGACGTCTACACCTGCGGCACCAAGGCCGACCCGGAGAAGGCCGTCGATTACATACTTGAGCAGTTCAAAGCCAAATACGCCCACGTCTCGGAGATAAAGCGCGGAATAGAGGAGGACGACGACACCTACACCCACATGATAATGACGTGGGAAGAGGCCCTCAGAAAGAATGAGAATGAATAA
- a CDS encoding potassium channel family protein: protein MFVVIMGAGRVGFLVAKMLEEDGHDVTIIEMDKARAKELSLLINGLVIEGDATDPKTLEEANIKQADAFAALTGKDDANLLACILAKHLNPKVKTSLRLGNPKNRRIFEEVTDLKRYFDFVISPEEIAAEYISRNIVTPGFDRVLFPKEGAEIVRFTIDENSEIAGKYVRDLKLPRDALMIAVYDEKGNLIIPSGDTKLPERGQVIVFAKNSILDSVKGLLERRRPDNES from the coding sequence ATGTTCGTCGTGATAATGGGCGCCGGAAGGGTCGGCTTCCTCGTCGCCAAGATGCTCGAGGAGGACGGCCACGACGTCACCATAATCGAGATGGACAAGGCGAGGGCCAAGGAGCTCTCCCTCCTCATCAACGGCCTGGTTATCGAGGGCGACGCGACCGACCCGAAGACCCTCGAGGAGGCCAACATCAAGCAGGCGGACGCCTTCGCGGCGCTGACCGGCAAGGACGACGCCAACCTGCTGGCCTGCATACTGGCAAAGCACCTGAACCCCAAGGTGAAAACCTCCCTCAGGCTGGGGAACCCCAAGAACAGGCGCATATTCGAGGAGGTAACCGACCTCAAGCGCTACTTCGACTTCGTCATCAGTCCTGAGGAAATAGCGGCGGAGTATATAAGCAGGAACATAGTCACGCCGGGCTTCGACCGCGTCCTCTTCCCGAAGGAGGGCGCCGAGATAGTCCGCTTCACCATCGACGAAAACAGCGAGATAGCGGGCAAGTACGTCCGCGACCTCAAACTGCCCAGGGACGCCCTCATGATAGCCGTTTACGACGAGAAGGGCAACCTGATAATTCCGTCCGGCGACACGAAGCTTCCTGAGAGGGGTCAGGTCATAGTCTTCGCCAAGAACAGCATACTGGACAGCGTGAAGGGTCTCCTCGAGAGGAGAAGACCCGACAATGAAAGTTAA
- a CDS encoding protein translocase subunit SecF: MSKPKSKAKPTAGDAVRARKRKKLGFLAEMEYKKMILYPLVVFLVALILLAVNFPTLGIDLQGGVVVTAYGIDANPDELAKTLSAQLGVDVRVESFTSVDTSGIRVYAPVGTDPTEIIKILKHDYPNAEYTHSEVQPTFGKIAQQQGIRALVFAFLAMAVVVFLFFRNLVPSMTIIFSALSDMAIAVALMGLFGIELTTATIAALLMLIGYTVDSNILLTTKLLRRKDDTLDEAYLSAVSTGFTMSTTTLGALLVLWIISTSQTIDNIAIVLIFGLLADFMNTWVLNAGVLKWYLSNPARGGSE, translated from the coding sequence ATGTCGAAGCCTAAATCTAAGGCAAAGCCCACGGCCGGTGACGCCGTGAGGGCAAGGAAACGAAAGAAGCTTGGCTTTCTGGCCGAGATGGAATACAAAAAAATGATCCTGTATCCGTTGGTGGTATTCCTTGTGGCTCTGATTCTGCTCGCGGTTAATTTCCCCACGCTTGGAATAGACCTCCAGGGTGGTGTGGTCGTCACCGCCTATGGAATCGATGCGAACCCCGATGAGCTCGCCAAGACCCTGAGCGCCCAGCTGGGAGTGGACGTGAGGGTCGAGAGCTTCACCAGCGTTGATACCAGCGGTATCCGGGTTTACGCTCCCGTCGGTACGGACCCTACGGAGATAATAAAGATACTGAAGCACGACTATCCAAACGCGGAGTACACCCACAGCGAGGTTCAGCCCACCTTCGGTAAAATCGCCCAGCAGCAGGGCATCAGGGCCCTCGTCTTCGCGTTCCTTGCAATGGCAGTGGTGGTCTTCCTGTTCTTCAGGAACCTCGTGCCGTCAATGACGATAATCTTCTCGGCCCTCTCGGATATGGCAATAGCCGTCGCCCTCATGGGTCTCTTCGGCATTGAGCTGACAACGGCCACGATAGCGGCTCTGCTCATGCTCATAGGTTACACCGTTGACAGCAACATCCTCCTGACCACCAAGCTCCTCAGAAGGAAGGATGACACGCTGGACGAGGCATACCTCAGCGCGGTCTCCACAGGATTCACGATGAGCACCACCACCCTCGGCGCCCTGCTTGTGCTCTGGATTATCTCCACCAGCCAGACCATCGATAACATAGCCATCGTCCTCATCTTCGGTCTGCTCGCCGACTTCATGAACACATGGGTTCTTAACGCCGGCGTGCTGAAGTGGTACCTCTCAAACCCGGCAAGGGGTGGTAGTGAATGA
- a CDS encoding PEGA domain-containing protein: MATLRRLFLLSILFSVLFVPFASPTPVLFEFSGRVRVGDLNATAPTVLNLSAGRWPVELSVRNVTIIFNLSVGDAPLVVEVNGSLLNESLGGFSTATVFLGGREVPTPESEKSPCMSAPNWTSGEGETSAMGPSKPVPMETVLFASCRVRDYLLLPSGLPVVAEYAGVKKYCLVTISADGGGWSSYGGCSREYIENAVTPVPGRITSKPANATVYVNGFHLFGEWFTPMRLYLPFTSELSSYNVSLGANGYPFVSGVVVSAGRNVTLYADLSALLRAVSVHPEAGTLKVSTTPPNASLVIFAGNRKVFSGRSPLRLVLPAGAYTVSASLAGYGGVVKNVTVPANGSVSLNLTLSPLPAELNVATVPLGAEVRVGNRTCTSPCSLNLTAGVYNVSASLRGYLPNSTLVPLSPGTSRNVSLNLVKMPVLVVATSPAGATVEVDGRECVTPCNLSIMPGNHSLTVEKEGYERTFIMVTLREGEITSVNLSLRKTSVEIPAKTPVETPTPTSRESRGEEPRALWHRWALPAALALLVFVIFAGVRRRP, encoded by the coding sequence ATGGCAACGTTGAGGAGGTTGTTTCTGCTCTCAATCTTATTTAGCGTGCTGTTCGTACCGTTCGCGTCCCCAACGCCCGTGCTCTTTGAGTTCAGCGGACGGGTAAGGGTTGGGGATTTAAACGCGACCGCTCCGACAGTGCTGAACCTGAGCGCCGGCAGGTGGCCGGTTGAGCTGTCCGTCAGGAACGTCACCATCATCTTTAACCTGAGCGTTGGCGATGCGCCCCTCGTGGTGGAGGTGAACGGGTCCCTTCTGAACGAATCCCTGGGCGGCTTCTCGACCGCGACCGTTTTCTTAGGCGGAAGAGAAGTCCCCACGCCGGAGTCTGAGAAAAGCCCGTGCATGTCCGCCCCCAACTGGACCTCCGGGGAGGGAGAGACCTCGGCGATGGGGCCATCAAAGCCCGTCCCGATGGAAACGGTTCTCTTCGCATCGTGCCGCGTGAGGGACTACCTCCTCCTTCCCAGCGGCCTTCCGGTGGTTGCCGAGTACGCGGGCGTTAAAAAATACTGCCTCGTCACGATTTCGGCAGATGGGGGTGGCTGGAGCTCCTATGGTGGCTGCTCCAGGGAGTACATTGAGAACGCAGTGACCCCTGTCCCGGGGAGAATAACCTCAAAACCTGCCAACGCTACCGTTTACGTCAACGGCTTCCATCTTTTTGGGGAGTGGTTTACCCCGATGAGGCTCTACCTTCCATTTACCTCCGAGCTGAGCTCGTACAACGTCTCGCTCGGCGCCAACGGCTACCCCTTTGTCTCCGGCGTCGTGGTTTCCGCCGGGAGGAACGTCACCCTCTACGCAGACCTCTCGGCGCTGTTGCGGGCGGTTTCGGTTCATCCGGAGGCCGGAACCCTCAAAGTCTCAACGACGCCCCCTAACGCAAGTCTGGTGATTTTTGCGGGAAATCGGAAGGTTTTCTCCGGCAGGAGTCCGCTCAGGCTGGTCCTTCCTGCGGGTGCCTATACCGTCAGCGCCTCCCTCGCCGGCTACGGGGGCGTCGTGAAGAACGTGACGGTTCCGGCCAACGGAAGCGTCTCACTGAACCTGACCCTCAGTCCCCTCCCGGCAGAGCTCAACGTTGCCACGGTTCCTCTAGGAGCGGAGGTGAGGGTCGGGAACAGAACGTGCACCTCTCCCTGCTCCCTGAACCTGACTGCCGGTGTTTACAACGTTTCGGCCTCCCTTCGGGGCTACCTTCCGAACTCCACCCTCGTCCCCCTGTCCCCTGGCACTTCCAGGAACGTCTCGCTGAACCTGGTTAAGATGCCGGTCCTCGTAGTTGCGACCTCTCCAGCCGGAGCCACCGTTGAAGTTGACGGAAGGGAATGCGTTACGCCCTGCAACCTCTCCATAATGCCGGGCAACCACAGCCTCACGGTCGAGAAGGAAGGTTACGAGAGGACTTTTATAATGGTCACCCTCCGGGAGGGCGAGATAACTTCCGTCAACCTCTCGCTTAGGAAAACTTCGGTGGAAATTCCCGCCAAAACCCCCGTGGAAACCCCGACTCCAACATCCCGCGAGAGCCGGGGTGAAGAGCCGAGGGCCCTGTGGCATCGGTGGGCCCTGCCGGCCGCGCTGGCGTTGCTCGTCTTCGTCATCTTTGCTGGGGTGCGGAGGAGGCCATGA